GCTACATCCAGAAGCCGCCAGAGCTGTGGTGAGGGACGTATCAGAGAGTAACAACTCTGAGGCTGGCCCTTCCCCAATAGTTTCGTGTACGTCAACTCATAAGGCACCTAAATACGAGCAAGTTTTGCTGGCCACTGCTTTAGTCAACATAGAGTCTGAAGTTTGTGGACAGCAAGCAGTAAGAGCTTTAATAGATCAAGGCTCTCAAGCTTGTTTCATTACCGAAGCTGCAGTTCAATTACTTAAACTCAAAAAGGAGTCAATAAGGGGAACAGTGACTGGATTAGGAGACAAAGGATCGACGACATTCAAACATGTAGTCACAATAACTCTCCGGTCTAGGATTGATAAACAGTTCCAGGTCAAAATTAGAGCTTATGTCATGAAAAATCTCATAATCTCACATTTACCAGAGCAACAAATAGAGTCACTAAGTTGGGTGGGTTTAGGCAATTTACAACTAGCAGACCCACAGTTCAATATGCCCAATAAAATAGATTTATTGTTAGGGGCTAATGCTTTTAGTCAAATACTAAAAGAGGGAGTGCAAAAAAGTCCAGATGGTTTGCTTATCGCGCAAAATACGTCATTGGGATGGATCGTGTCGGGGATAGTTAAAGAGTATAGGAAATCATCAAGAATAGGTCATGAAAATCCCAAAATATCAGTAATGCATGCGCAAATTAATGAAGACGATGCATTGAAACGATTCTGGGAAATAGAAGAGCAATCACATTCTACTAAGAATATGTGGACAGAGGAAGAGCAAAAATGCGAAGAAATTTTCGCCAGTACAACAAGTAGAACACCGGAAGGACGCTATATCGTGAAGTTACCTTTTCGTGAGACTCAACCTGGCTGTAAGGGTGGTAATTCACGCGACATCGCTGTAAGAAAGTTCAAATCACTAGAGAAGAGGCTATCGAAAGATTCAGATCTGAAAAAGAGTTATATCGAAGTGATAAATGAGTACTTGCAGCTAGGACACATGAGACCTGTAAAAAAGAATGACTCAGAAAAGGAGGAAGCTGTCTACTTACCGCACCACGCTGTAGTTAGAAATGATAAAACTACAACAAAAGTGAGAGTAGTTTTTAATGCGTCTAGTAAAAACAGTTTCGGAATATCGCTAAACGACACATTGATGGTGGGACCCAAGCTTCAGGCAGATCTACGTCATTTGGTGTTGCGCTGGAGAGAGCACCCTATAGTACTCGTGGCTGATGTCGTTAAGATGTATCGGCAGGTCAGGATAGCAGAAGAAGACGCTATTTTTCAGCGTATTGTATGGCGTGACGACTCTGAATCTGAAATACAAGATTTCGAGTTAATGACTGTTACTTTTGGAACTGCTTCTGCTCCATATTTGGCAGTACGAGCATTACATCAAGTCAGTTTTGATGAGGCCAAAAATTTCCCGCTGGCATCACCAAGGGTAGTTAAATCATTTTATATGGATGATTTGATGACAGGATGCAGTGATGTTACGGAAGGAGTAGCATTGTACAAAGAGATGAGAGAGCTATTGTTACGAGGTGGTTTTCAATTACAAAAATGGAATAGCAACAATAAACAACTACTttcagaaatatttaaaattgaaaatcaaagtacaaataaaacaGCACAACAGGACACAAAAACAAAGTTAGAACAagataatacaaaaaatgaaaagaaCAAAGAGATTGATATGAAAGCTGATAATATAACTAAGATTCTGGGTATTACCTGGGATAGAAGCGAAGATCATTTCCGGTACTCGGTGAGTCTCCCTACGGCGTCGCCtggacctgaaacaaaaagatcAATATTATCAGAAATAGCACGATTATATGACCCGCTGGGTTGGTTAGCCCCTAGCATAATTATAGCAAAGATGTTCATCCAAAAATTATGGCTAGCTGGCATAACTTGGGACGAACCAATCAGCGATGATATGAAACGTGAATGGTATACATACCGGGATTTGTTGATTAAACTCACATCTGTTCGAGTTCCTCGGTGGCTGGGCACTTCCGGTAGAGAAGACATGCTTGAGCTGCACGGATTTTCTGACGCATCCAAGTTAGCTTACGCAGCAGTTGTTTACTTGCGGGTTGTAGACGCCAAAGGAAATGTACACGTTTCTTTGTTGGCAGCTAAGACTAGAGTCTCTCCCATAAAGCAAGTAAGCATCCCGCGATTAGAGTTGTGTGGTTCTACTCTTTTAGCACGACTTTTGTCTGAAATCAGTGAGGTTATCAACATTCCTAAGAGCAACATTAAGGCCTGGACGGATTCAACAGTGGTATTGGCATGGCTAAATAGCCACCCAAGTAAATGGAAGACTTTTGTAGCGAATAGAGTGTCTGAAATTTTGACGACTTTGGATTCATCGCAATGGCATCACGTGCCGACAAAGGAAAACCCAGCCGATTGCGCCTCTAGAGGTGTTTCGCCCGACACCCTGTCTAGTAATGAACTATGGTTTTCCGGTCCAAAGTTTCTTCATGAACGCAACATACCATATAATAGACCAAAGAATTTGAAACCAACTCTGGAAGAAGCTGTGAAAGTTCATTTGAACACGATGACTGAAGATACATTACTGCAACGCTTCTCTACTTTAAACAGATTACTTAGAGTAATCGCTTATTGTAGACGGTTTTATAACCGCGGAGAGACACGTAACAATTACTTGTCTAAAAAGGAAATCGAAAATGCATTAGCTTGCTGTATCAAAAAAGTGCAAAAGGAAGAATTTAATGAAGAGTATTTACATTTGCAGACCAAAGGATGTTTACAATCAAAAAGTTCAAAACTCAAATCTTTATGTCCATATCTCGATGAAAACGGAATAATGAGAGTGAGCGGTAGACTGCAGAAGTCGCAGTTACCAGAAAACACCAAACACCCTATTATATTACCGCACACTTCACATTTCACAAAACTCCTAATAGCTGATGCACATAAAAATACCCTGCATGGAGGAGTCCAGTTGATGATAAGCTACTTAAGGGAGGCATATTGGATAATAGGTGTTAAAAGCCTCGTTAAACAACACATCCGTAAGTGTGTTACATGTGTTCGACAGAATGCTAGAGTTCAAACCCAATTCATGGGGTCTCTCCCAACAGTGCGATGTACACCAGCCAGAGCATTCCTACATAGCGGAGTGGATTATGCTGGCCCTATAAAGGTTAGAACAACCAAGGGACGGGGCAATCGCTCCTATAAAGGCtatatatgtttatttatttgtatggcCACTCGAGCCATACATTTAGAAGTCGTGAGTGACATGAGTACGCAAGCCTTTATAGCCGCGTTTAGACGGTTTGTGTCTCGGCGTGGACACTGTGCTCAATTATGGAGCGATAATGGCACTACATTTGTTGGGGCTTCTAAAGAGTTAGCGGAATTGAATAGTATTCAAGGGGAAATTGTGGAATACTTAGAAGGCCATGGGACAGAGTGGAAATTTATACCGCCCCACGCACCTAACTTCGGTGGGTTATGGGAGAGTGGTGTTAAATCCACTAAATACCATTTGAGACGCGTAGTGGGGGACACAACCCTCACATTTGAGGAAATGTGTACCTTCTTAACACAAGTGGAAGCTTGCCTGAACTCGCGACCACTTACTGTAGATAGTTCAGATCCAAATGATCCAAGACCTTTGACCCCGGGTCATTTTCTGGTTGGGGGACCACTGCTAGCGGTACCCGATGCAAGCAACTTTGTAGAGTCAAATGTTAATTCACTAACCCGTTGGCAAGTTGTTCAAAGAATGCTACAATGTTTTTGGAGTCGTTGGTCAAAGGAGTATTtatcaaacttgataaatagaTATAGATGGAACAACATGATTCCGGAGCCTAATATAGGAGATGTTGTCCTTATCAAGGAGGATGATTTGCCACCGAGTCGTTGGTTAATGGGCAGAATAGTGGAAAAGCACAAGGGTAGTGATAATGTAACCCGTGTAGTCACTATTAAAGTTAAGTCTTCTACAATTAAAAGACCCACATCTAAGTTGTGTGTATTACCCACTGATGGTGATTAATGTTAAGTTCATTGTTAAGTTtagtttgttaatattttattgttaagttTTGTCACCGTGAACCAAACTGTAGGTCACGGTGGGCGGATTTCctaaattttatttgtttgttgaaGTACATTTCTCACTAAATGTCCTTGGTGGGCGGAAATGTTAACGTTTATACTTTATTAtgatacatttataatattaagttcaaaacaacgtcactagatggcgctgtactacTTTACATCGCGATGATGAAGTATTTTTCTGAGTCTACAAGGACGCATACGTTTGTAATGTAGTTATTAAGATtctcaatagatggcgttgtagtACTTTAGAACGCGGTATTAAAGTATTTTACTGTTCCTATAAGGTCTAACCCGTGTATTATGTATGTAGATCACTCTATAGATCAATATAGTTCAATAGCCCAAGTACTACGGTGGTTTTATTTACACACCTATAGTATTAGTGCTAAGCGCAAACTAGATCAGCCAGAAGTGCGACTTTTAACAGAAACCAAGCGCTTGGTATTATGCGCTTGATCTAGATAGTTGTTTGTATTATAAATCAAAGTCAAATACATTTCAAGAAAGTGTAATCGAATTTGATAATTCCTATTCCATGTTCCTAACTTAAGTCATCCAAATGATCATTTCAAATTGACCTCGACGACAGAGCGGGGGCAATCAGTAATGTATAGCCATTGTGGCTTAATCAACGGGGCAAACGAGCCGGTTACCAGCCCATCAACACGCATTATGATGTGGCCAATCAATTCACTAGCAGGTAACAAGCATGTACACCTTAGTTGAGAAAATgatgaaattaataattaattgttattCCGTCATTAATTTACAGTACATATTATCTTTGTCTTATACACcttataaagagaaaaagagagacAACGTAGTCTacttagcgctcctgcacacgacgccgccaccgcgccgccaccgcgccattAATGCATAATTTCGCTGgcagcgcggcgggcggcgcggcagcgggcttcacgcggcgcgtataaacagtgcaaaggcgcgggggcggcgcggtggcggcgcggcggcggcgtcgtgtgcaggagcacttattcttatctatggAGAGATACTGTCACAGTGTCATAAGTCACCcatgcgcgcgcgcctttacatCTTAGCTGCTCATTACCGCTTGCTTTATCTGGCTGACTGATTTTTAACTATATTCAATGGGTTAGATCGATCAAAACCCCTCTGGTAGAGTGCAGATGCGATTTTTATTGAAACAAACTTGCCCAGAAACGTACAAAGTCAAAGAATTTGGGAACATCGAATTTGTCCGGGAATTAAGCTCCCTGCTGGATGTACCATAATACTTGTATTCAATCTGAATCACACCAAGAATTCAGGTTCATCTTTTGAATTGGGTATGTCTTTAGACAATCTATTTTACAGTGGTGTCCTAAGCTTCTtataaatatcatcatcatcatttcagccataggacccCAATGTGAACatttcccccaatgattttcattgaccggttggtagcggcctgcttccagcgccttcctgcttcctTTATGAATAACTAGGGgtcgcctgcgacttcgtacgcctggatcccattttacccccttaggggttgaattttgcaaaatcccgtcttagtgagcacatacgttctaaaaggcacatgtagtttctgagatttcgtgatgagtgagtgggtcaatcagtcagtgaccttttgcttttataaatatagattatATAGTTAGTTGTAGGTAATATCTTACTTCAGAACGTAAGCAGCTATCTCATGCAGCAGATCATCGTCTGTAGAGTGTAGTGGTTCCGCTCCAAGTTGACACAGCGTCCGCAACACGCAGGCGGTACCGTTGTGACCGAAACTGGaatgaaataaacatttacaATCATTGGTGAGGAATATTAAAAAAGTACGTCTAACGAGCTTACCCTACCAAATATCTTACAAGAttatccatcatcatcatcatcttttcagccataggacgtccactactgaacataggcctcccccaatgatttccatggccggttggtagcggcctgcatccagcgccttcctgctacctttatgagagaCAAGATTATtactataaataaacatttattccTCGTAGAAACTGAGGTCTTAGCGGTCAAAGAGTTCTCGAGTAGCCACTACAGATTACAAGATCTTGTGTAAGTAAACTGAAGATCTCGTGAAGGTCGCTAGAATCACCTGGACGCATCCAGGCAGGGAGCGCAGGACGGTTGATGTGGAAAACCTTGTAGGCGATCTTTATGTTAAAACTGTAGTTTATGCCTAAATGAAGTAAAATATCTCTTATGGACAAGTGCACAGATAGTTTGTAGTTTTTTAACTACGAGTAATATAACCGTTAATAAaatcaaatgtttttgatatatTCATCGTATTTTTGACTTGATTATAAGTTGCCAGCGTGCAAAACAAAACTTAGGTACTTCACATACTATAAATAAAcccaaaaacaaaattattgagCTTACTTAACGAAATCGCGATAAACAACAAACTCTCAAGTTGTAAGCCGTGGCCTGTCCGTAAGTTATGCCTGacttccaccaaggcggagcagtgcggagcggagcagagaagttttttgaataaccaatcggATTCCATTATTTGCACATCTCCACTCCGCTCTGATATGGTGGAAATGTATaggcggagaagagcggagaagtgtcggaCTCACTTGTTTTTCTACAGAACGATGGTGCAGAGAAAAGCGGAGAAGAACGTAGTGGTGCGTAGGTGTGCGGAGCGGTGCTGtgtttcatagattttttatttttatgtaaagattaattagtaatttcttattacacaaattactaatagtctcgTAAGCCCCTCGTGCTaaactaaatatgcttgtatcacgagtgggctcaccataatagtcgagcggcggaaACTGTatccgcgttccccggatcacgagtcggccagtccgatcccttcaccgttcggctatcgtggcatACGTGGCTTCAAGCGatagatagcaatagactgacagttgacagctacgcacagctcacacatCTCCTCTCATCTCCGCACCgatccgctcttctccgctacGCTTTGATGGAAATAGCCTGCTAGCTTCACCGCACATATCCTCTCGTCTCCACAGCACCTTGGTGGAAGCCGGGCTTTATTTACtctaacaataaaaatgttattcttCCATTCGCAATTTAAATACCAATTTATGTTAATGAACAAAGTCCAACGCTGAGTTAAACAAACGTTATTATTATTCCGTTGAGTAAATAGCAATAAATTACAGTATGACATTCGGAAAATGGGAATCGACTAAATAAATTTATGTGAAAATTGCTTCCCGACGTATAATTGCTGGATATATAAATCGACAGTATCTTTCTGTTGATTTAAACCACAATGCAGGCAAGAGCAGCAAGCTccattttgttttgatttataAAGAAATAACTTTTTAAGTAAACTATGAGTTTACTATGTTTAGGCGAGTCATTGCAATTTTATCAAAGACTTAGTGACATTTTGGtatgaaaatgtattaaaaagaAATGAGCGCAAGCCTTCACTTAAAAACTCTTTCACATTATAAAATCAGTTCAATGGATTTTGAACTTATTCGAGTGGTCTTTCTGTGTATCATTTTTGTTAAGAGTTAAAACAGGTGTACTGATAAATAATAATCCATCACTGTCTATGCTCATGCAGATGCGAATTCATATTTTAACTTTCTGTCCATAATAAATTGTCAATATTTATTGACTTACAAGTCCACGTcgtcccacaaggtggaccgacgacctgataaaggtagcaggaaggtgctggatgcaggccgctaccaaccgtgcgatgtggaagtcattgggggaggcctatgttcagcagtggacgtcctgtggctgaaatgatgatgatgattgacttGCAAAGAAAAAGACGTAATTTTTTCACATACCCATCCAAAGCCCCTTCCACATACTTGTAGAAATGGTACAATCTGGAATCATTTTCATAATCGCCTATCTCATCCTCTCTCTTCTTCCTAGACGATGTTGTTATTCCATTATTTGCGACCAAAATGTCAAAAGGTATCTGAGATCTATTCCAAGGCAGTTGGAAGTTGGCCTGGAATGCCCAGTTGACGTTTATAAGCGCAGCAGGAGACGGCGTTCCAATACCCATATTGAACTGAAAAATAACAGCCAATGTTGGAGCCAATTGGAATGAGCAAATGTTTGGTCAAATGCTAATGTTGGGGGAACAATCGATCAATGGACATCACATTTTAACAGTCCCGCGGGTATCATTAGTTGGTATTGTGGCTATATGGCAACAGGACGATATCAAAGGTTTTGATTT
The Ostrinia nubilalis chromosome 16, ilOstNubi1.1, whole genome shotgun sequence DNA segment above includes these coding regions:
- the LOC135079166 gene encoding uncharacterized protein LOC135079166; protein product: MKNNLLILSNILFFVSYVSGTTIDDPIHRSKRQLLFPNSTLLQFNMGIGTPSPAALINVNWAFQANFQLPWNRSQIPFDILVANNGITTSSRKKREDEIGDYENDSRLYHFYKYVEGALDGFGHNGTACVLRTLCQLGAEPLHSTDDDLLHEIAAYVLNPKNDIEHTLYLEEIHPYVTAYTRGENQEDCTSLYSPCTISLLDLFTKAHTVS